A window of Primulina tabacum isolate GXHZ01 chromosome 4, ASM2559414v2, whole genome shotgun sequence contains these coding sequences:
- the LOC142543582 gene encoding uncharacterized protein LOC142543582, producing the protein MEEKGSSLVHLLVIVLSLTAFGFSIAAERRRSTGTLTVEEVTNRTYCVYESDVATGYGVGAFLFLLSSEFLLMGVTKCMCFGRPLVPGGNRAWTIIYFVSSWMTFIVAEACLIAGAKNNAYHTKYRNMLLADNFSCESLRKGVFIAGAVFVVGTMVLNVYYYVYFSKATTQPAHKTNRASSTVSMTGRV; encoded by the exons ATGGAAGAAAAAGGGTCGTCTTTAGTTCATCTTCTGGTTATAGTATTGAGCTTAACTGCATTTGGATTTTCCATTGCTGCTGAACGGCGGCGTAGCACT GGCACTTTAACCGTAGAAGAGGTCACTAATCGAACATATTGTGTCTACGAGTCCGATGTTGCCACAGGATATGGAGTGGGGGCATTCTTGTTTCTTCTCTCAAGTGAATTTTTGCTTATGGGCGTTACTAAGTGCATGTGTTTCGGAAGGCCTTTGGTTCCTGGTGGAAATCGTGCCTGGACCATAATATATTTTGTCTCTTCGTG GATGACATTTATAGTAGCAGAAGCATGCCTGATTGCTGGTGCTAAGAACAACGCATATCACACCAAGTACCGTAATATGCTCTTAGCGGATAATTTTTCTTGTGAATCTTTACGGAAAGGCGTATTCATTGCTGGGGCAGTCTTTGTGGTTGGAACGATGGTTCTGAATGTCTACTACTACGTGTACTTCTCTAAAGCTACCACTCAACCTGCTCATAAAACTAATCGTGCTTCTTCGACGGTTAGCATGACTGGGCGAGTATAG
- the LOC142543583 gene encoding uncharacterized protein LOC142543583 — MNHYAIQKKGFVSCEEMIGITTASGGGRSMEKKETVVCPKPRRLGLIHTTLTDFSSMRPLRWHVSHQQEICEVKAGNELLDIILAKGGSGVDQSVTHVASSPPFFPGSPPSRVSNPLTRDSRFGDEKFTPVSPRAIPTPSAEGSGLAPSPSSTRKGGCVRANFGNNPAARVEGFDCLDRDRRNCSIPALA; from the exons ATGAATCACTATGCAATTCAAAAAAAGGGTTTTGTTTCCTGTGAAGAGATGATAGGGATCACCACGGCCAGCGGTGGCGGAAGATCTATGGAGAAAAAAGAAACTGTTGTCTGCCCAAAACCGCGGCGGCTCGGCCTAATCCATACCACCCTTACCGACTTTTCTTCTATGAGACCTCTCCGATGGCATGTCAG CCATCAGCAAGAGATTTGTGAAGTTAAAGCTGGAAATGAACTGCTTGACATCATTCTTGCAAAG GGTGGTTCTGGTGTTGATCAATCCGTTACCCATGTAGCCTCGTCGCCCCCATTTTTTCCCGGGTCACCGCCGAGTAGAGTATCTAACCCACTAACTCGGGACTCACGTTTCGGGGACGAAAAATTCACCCCCGTCTCACCACGTGCGATCCCAACTCCATCAGCAGAAGGGTCTGGTCTAGCCCCTTCCCCATCATCCACTCGCAAGGGTGGATGTGTTCGAGCAAATTTTGGTAACAATCCGGCCGCGAGGGTCGAGGGGTTCGACTGCCTCGACAGGGATAGGCGAAACTGCAGCATCCCGGCCCTGGCCTAG